In Penaeus monodon isolate SGIC_2016 chromosome 7, NSTDA_Pmon_1, whole genome shotgun sequence, the following are encoded in one genomic region:
- the LOC119575683 gene encoding sodium/potassium-transporting ATPase subunit beta-1-interacting protein-like codes for MCMLLLQVNGIGCRAVYSTNLTDVDILRPIRPLEVNDCLVDYIYVETIHAGVQCAFAALGLCVSIYLLKVFSEEDDSCKAKSRPTSIYSVEYSPQREGSESPDLGLEEGPYQQPMTPRRVKRQSRHRASGRSQTRSTQGRGSQRSRRHQYLNPVNRLMDKANESSTSTDSYHPAPGSRPPTGGRQGHSNPMYVHSRPNSTYSMNSSPPGQDPMERPPSVHSSYSNYHGQRPSINPNPYGRPPVQTLTAGMIGGSNHHRSNRSMMQPNGHVNPTGTLGSIRSSVYSSTGTMRSEREKPPPYMFGVNSETVI; via the exons atgtgtatgctgTTATTGCAGGTTAATGGAATAGGATGTCGAGCTGTTTATTCAACAAATCTCACAGATGTAGATATTCTACGACCTATTAGACCACTAGAAGTTAATGACTGCTTAGTGGACTACATCTATGTTGAAACTATACATGCTGGTGTTCAATGTGCTTTTGCA GCCTTGGGATTGTGTGTGTCAATTTATCTCCTGAAAGTTTTTTCTGAGGAAGATGACAGCT GCAAAGCTAAGAGCAGACCAACTTCAATTTATTCAGTTGAATATAG CCCCCAGCGTGAAGGTAGTGAGTCTCCAGACTTAGGGCTTGAAGAGGGCCCATATCAACAACCTATGACTCCCCGACGAGTTAAGCGCCAGAGCCGACACCGAGCCTCTGGCCGGTCACAAACTCGCAGTACGCAAGGAAGGGGATCCCAGCGCTCCCGAAGACATCAGTATCTTAACCCTGTGAATAGACTCATGGACAAGGCTAATGAGTCTTCCACAAGCACTGACTCGTATCACCCAGCGCCTGGTTCAAGGCCTCCCACTGGGGGACGGCAGGGTCATTCCAACCCTATGTATGTCCACTCCAGGCCAAATTCCACTTACTCTATGAACAGTTCACCCCCAGGCCAAGACCCTATGGAACGGCCACCCTCTGTCCATTCCTCATATTCCAATTACCATGGTCAAAGGCCCTCAATTAACCCCAATCCATATGGCAGGCCACCTGTTCAGACATTGACAGCTGGTATGATTGGTGGATCTAATCACCACCGATCCAATCGATCCATGATGCAGCCAAATGGACATGTAAATCCTACAGGAACTTTAGGCTCCATTCGTAGTTCTGTTTACAGTAGTACTGGTACAATGAGATCCGAGAGGGAAAAACCTCCACCATACATGTTTGGTGTCAACTCAGAGACTGTCATATGA